Proteins encoded together in one Pirellulales bacterium window:
- a CDS encoding beta-hydroxyacyl-ACP dehydratase, translated as EAKNIKYADFVAPGQTLDVTVSMVKKDDRLATLKVAGQIGDRQTLSGRIVLQRYNLAERDPALRDIDEKIIRHFRRMQKLLLPAALTASVA; from the coding sequence GGGAAGCGAAGAATATAAAATACGCCGACTTCGTGGCCCCCGGGCAAACGCTCGATGTCACGGTGTCGATGGTGAAGAAAGACGACCGGCTTGCGACGCTCAAGGTCGCGGGCCAAATCGGCGACCGTCAAACCCTCAGTGGACGAATCGTCCTGCAACGTTATAACCTGGCTGAGCGCGACCCGGCGTTACGGGACATTGACGAGAAAATCATTCGACATTTCCGCCGCATGCAGAAGTTGCTTCTGCCCGCGGCGCTGACTGCTTCCGTCGCCTGA